Proteins found in one Misgurnus anguillicaudatus chromosome 3, ASM2758022v2, whole genome shotgun sequence genomic segment:
- the LOC129445234 gene encoding cell adhesion molecule CEACAM6, whose amino-acid sequence MQGTHFQEEEDKNIHRIFSFILKCENHQQSSSQRLSILFISYPCIDIDAHYSTRFDMEMCFRISLMFLLMTADVDGQWDWGVDYSPSYVCALRGSTVKITCTIKYPYGHVVNKVFWTKVAHKTDGEPRYQCLVPGNRRGVQCHSEYKDTYSITLTDVTETDKHIYYCRFITNKVGGKWIGVPGVQLDVTDLQVETNQKVKEGDSVTLTCKSTCSLSEETTFIWYRYTTLFNKGRITLNQLHLQSVSRDDSGDYRCDAVRGYKRLSSPLYLNVEYPPEKTSVSISGSGEIMEGDSVNLTCSSESNPPAQEYSWFKRGRIIRYGPIYSITSIRSDHNVEYKCKSRNKHGENDSDAVVLNVMYVCVLEP is encoded by the exons ATGCAGGGCACACATTTTCAGGAAGAGGAAGACAAAAATATTCACAGAATTTTTAGTTTCATATTAAAGTGTGAAAACCACCAACAGTCCAGTTCACAACGTCTGTCCATCTTGTTTATTTCATATCCATGCATTGACATAGACGCTCATTACAGCACG AGGTTTGATATGGAGATGTGTTTCAGAATATCTCTGATGTTTCTCCTCATGACTGCTG ATGTTGATGGTCAGTGGGATTGGGGAGTGGATTACAGCCCTTCATATGTTTGTGCATTAAGAGGATCAACAGTGAAAATAACCTGTACTATAAAATATCCTTATGGCCATGTGGTGAATAAAGTCTTCTGGACAAAAGTTGCACATAAAACTGATGGAGAACCACGTTACCAGTGTTTGGTACCAGGAAACAGAAGAGGAGTTCAGTGTCACAGTGAATATAAAGACACCTACAGCATCACTTTGACAGATGTGAcagaaactgataaacacatCTACTACTGCAGATTTATAACAAACAAAGTAGGTGGTAAATGGATAGGAGTTCCTGGAGTTCAACTTGATGTCACAG ACCTGCAGGTGGAGACAAATCAGAAAGTGAAAGAGGGAGATTCAGTGACTCTTACATGTAAAAGCACCTGCAGCCTGTCTGAAGAAACAACATTCATCTGGTACAGATACACAACGCTATTCAATAAAGGAAGAATTACATTGAATCAACTTCACCTGCAGTCAGTCAGTCGTGATGATTCAGGAGATTATAGATGTGATGCTGTAAGAGGATATAAACGTCTCTCCTCTCCTCTTTATCTTAATGTTGAGT ATCCTCCTGAGAAAACTTCAGTGTCCATCAGTGGATCTGGTGAAATAATGGAGGGTGATTCAGTGAATCTGACCTGCAGCAGTGAATCAAATCCACCTGCTCAAGAGTACAGCTGGTTTAAGAGAGGAAGGATTATAAGATATGGACCGATCTACAGCATCACGAGTATCAGATCAGATCACAATGTAGAATACAAGTGCAAGTCCAGAAATAAACATGGAGAGAATGATTCAGATGCTGTGGTGCTGAATGTGATGT ATGTCTGTGTGCTAGAACCATGA
- the LOC129445235 gene encoding B-cell receptor CD22-like: MEGDSVNLTCSSESNPPVQEYSWFKGGEFIRSGQIYTITSIRSDHSGEYKCKSRNKHGEKDSDDVMLNVMYEPRNVVASISGSGEIMEGDSVNLTCSSESNPPVQIYSWFKVNETSSVGSGQTYSITNINSSNSGWFYCEAQNEVGSQRSAAVLINVKEVQGSALYTVFGIVAGCGGLFFIIIFIILFIRKKRRAGGSEAYRQNQDNNFNVSAGAASANDVPIYSLISTNQNEVSETADAVEVQYSSVQHFRKKEVNESKEKDCQYMNFEKHHTSDPHRLTDVIYSFAK, from the exons ATGGAGGGTGATTCAGTGAATCTGACCTGCAGCAGTGAATCAAATCCACCTGTCCAAGAGTACAGCTGGTTTAAAGGAGGAGAGTTTATAAGATCTGGACAGATCTACACCATCACGAGTATCAGATCAGATCACAGTGGTGAATATAAGTGCAAGTCCAGAAATAAACATGGAGAGAAAGATTCAGATGATGTGATGCTGAATGTGATGT ATGAACCAAGAAATGTTGTGGCATCCATCAGTGGATCTGGTGAAATAATGGAGGGTGATTCAGTGAATCTGACCTGCAGCAGTGAATCAAATCCACCTGTTCAGATCTacagctggtttaaggtgaATGAAACATCATCTGTTGGATCTGGACAGACGTACAGCATCACTAACATTAACTCCAGTAACAGTGGATGGTTTTACTGTGAGGCTCAGAATGAAGTTGGATCTCAGAGATCTGCTGCTGTATTAATCAATGTTAAAG aGGTTCAGGGTTCTGCTCTGTACACAGTTTTTGGGATTGTGGCAGGATGTGGTGGTTTgttcttcatcatcatcttcatcatcctGTTTATACG aAAGAAGAGAAGAGCAGGTGGATCTGAAGCTTACAGGCAAAATCAG GACAATAACTTTAACGTATCAGCAGGAGCAGCTTCAGCCAATGATGTCCCAATTTACTCACTAatatcaaccaatcagaacgaGGTCTCAGAGACCGCTGATGCAGTTGAGGTTCAATATTCCAGTGTTCAACACTTCAGAAAGAAAGAGGTGAATGAATCTAAAGAGAAGGACTGTCAGTATATGAACTTTGAAAAGCATCATACCTCTGATCCTCacag GTTGACTGATGTGATCTACAGTTTTGCCAAATGA